From the genome of Odocoileus virginianus isolate 20LAN1187 ecotype Illinois chromosome 16, Ovbor_1.2, whole genome shotgun sequence, one region includes:
- the MIS18BP1 gene encoding mis18-binding protein 1 → MIATPLKHPGIHLSSDTSSQRNMPMHAIFFDSIPSGTLTPVKDLVKYQKSALKLNNHKKSQFVEMAVFNNKNVFQSTMLVEATTSNSSLDISAIKPNKDEFKNKASYESPGKIFQRMKEKVLRGKQEEASGNSFLEPTQNESFTPNGAEERILKHTYLCEEKENNKSFQPENSSLRENSTSVQEVPLESSSNIFVPVKQKIKYQQEKKLPLHNLTYELPVLNQEHKNVAAANRALTRAQLARQILHSKENTVATNKSKKDTFVLEDIDSTCEKSPNTTVETLCGPDVENGGQLLVSDDSKITAEDTSKQEIKEGNEKTMHRETDFTGSMNDTCKIVLATPRFHITIPQRSKRNAWNPSPSTSQTITNGVKIKVVQLQEWMIKVINNNTAICVEGKLIDITNIYWHSNVIVERIKHNKLRTLSGNIYVLKGMIDQISMKEAGYPKYLIRKFMFGFPEKWKEYIDNFLEQLR, encoded by the exons ATGATTGCAACACCTTTGAAACATCCAGGAATTCACCTGTCTTCAGATACATCTTCTCAAAGAAATATGCCCATGCATGCGATCTTTTTTGACAGCATTCCTTCAGGCACACTTACTCCTGTAAAAGACTTGGTGAAATATCAGAAATCCGCTTTAAAACTGAATAATCATAAAAAGAGTCAGTTTGTAGAAATGgcagtttttaataataaaaatgtatttcagtcTACCATGCTAGTGGAGGCTACCACTTCTAACAGTTCTCTTGATATCAGTGCTATAAAGCCCAACAaggatgaatttaaaaataaggcaAGCTATGAATCaccaggaaaaatatttcaaagaatgaaagaaaaagtccTACGCGGCAAGCAAGAAGAAGCATCAGGAAACAGTTTTTTGGAACCAACACAAAATGAAAGTTTCACTCCTAATGGAGCTGAGGAAAGAATATTAAAGCATACCTACctctgtgaagaaaaggaaaacaacaaatcATTCCAGCCAGAAAACAGTTCACTAAGAG aaaactcaaccTCAGTCCAAGAAGTTCCTCTGGAATCATCAAGTAATATTTTTGTGCCGGTCAAGCAAAAGATTAAATATCAGCAGGAAAAGAAGTTGCCTCTGCACAATTTAACTTATG AGCTTCCAGTTCTGAACCAAGAACATAAAAATGTTGCAGCTGCAAACAGGGCACTAACTAGAGCTCAGCTGGCTAGACAAATTCTTCACTCAAAGGAGAATACAGTTGCAACCAATAAATCCAAAAAGGACACGTTTGTTTTAGAAGACATTGATTCTACCTGTGAAAAGTCCCCAAATACCACTGTTGAGACTCTTTGTGGTCCTGATGTTGAGAATGGTGGTCAATTACTGGTTTCCGATGATAGTAAGATTACAGCAGAAGACActtcaaaacaggaaattaaggaaggaaatgagaaaacaatgCACAGAGAGACTGATTTTACAGGTTCCATGAATGATACTTGTAAAATTGTGCTTGCAACTCCACGATTTCATATAACAATACCTCAGAGATCAAAAAGAAATGCTTGGAACCCTTCTCCAAGTACAAGCCAAACTATTACAAATGGAGTTAAAATTAAG GTAGTCCAGCTACAGGAATGGATGATTAAAGTCATCAATAATAACACTGCTATATGTGTAGAAGGAAAACTGAT agaCATCACCAACATATATTGGCACAGTAATGTAATTGTAGAACGGATTAAGCACAACAAACTTAGAACTTTATCAGGCAACATTTATGTACTAAAAGGAATGATAGACCAAATTTCCATGAAAGAAGCAG GTTATCCAAAATATCTCATAAGGAAATTTATGTTTGGATttccagaaaaatggaaagagtacATTGACAATTTTTTAGAACAGTTAAGGTAA